From Parasphaerochaeta coccoides DSM 17374, a single genomic window includes:
- a CDS encoding queuosine precursor transporter, which produces MNELFSLIMLLFNFAVIMFAFRRWGRLGLYVWIPISVIIANIQVTKNVELLGLEATLGNIVFTSGALATDLLNEFYGPRHARRAVGIGFFSLVVMTGFMQVALWFTPASSDMAQEALSRIFGIMPRIAGASLAAYLVSNMFDIKVFAAIRGRFPGRRSLWFRKNVSTWASQFVDSLIFTFGAFWGVYETSVLWQILLTTCVFKWAVASLDTPFMYLGRKWVDAGYVSAADEKCGMTVTAGYDGR; this is translated from the coding sequence TGTTCGCCTTCCGTCGGTGGGGCAGACTTGGACTGTATGTCTGGATTCCTATTTCTGTCATCATTGCAAACATTCAAGTCACCAAGAATGTCGAACTTCTTGGTCTTGAAGCCACTCTTGGGAACATAGTCTTCACAAGCGGAGCCTTAGCCACTGATCTCCTGAATGAGTTTTATGGACCGCGACATGCCCGTCGTGCCGTCGGCATAGGTTTCTTCTCACTTGTCGTTATGACAGGTTTCATGCAGGTCGCCCTGTGGTTCACTCCAGCGTCTTCTGATATGGCTCAGGAGGCTCTGAGCAGAATATTCGGCATCATGCCCCGTATTGCTGGAGCGAGTCTTGCTGCTTATCTTGTTTCAAACATGTTCGATATCAAGGTGTTTGCAGCGATACGCGGAAGATTCCCCGGACGCAGGTCGCTGTGGTTCCGTAAGAACGTCAGCACATGGGCAAGCCAGTTCGTTGATTCCCTGATTTTTACCTTCGGTGCTTTCTGGGGCGTCTATGAGACATCGGTGCTGTGGCAGATACTGTTGACAACCTGTGTCTTCAAGTGGGCGGTCGCCTCCCTTGATACGCCCTTCATGTATCTGGGAAGGAAGTGGGTTGATGCTGGCTATGTTTCAGCGGCTGACGAGAAGTGCGGCATGACAGTGACTGCTGGCTATGATGGCCGATGA
- the mfd gene encoding transcription-repair coupling factor: MTLMQLQVVTSLQSYIKSLEAYKGFVSSPDVPVYLDNLSGYPLAECIRLFARKVPGRVWVICSTEEAASQLLKDGFATSGDDGKTNDQKFLYLPSNGKTLYSSWEGTKREYVQLLALQSAQKTEKGIIVTHLRAFVSPVVAFNALQEASLEIAVGKPFETEKSAEKLANGGYFRSPTTGSPGEFSIRGEVLDIFPHGEDAPVRIYADWDVVDKISYFDPVTQQTNGSMARISVVLPDMSDKSVTGPILPYLRENDYFFFIGDQRLESSFHALEVEAKALYRTAFHEDRSVAKPDILLVDFPRFRAATSRSAVITDIVGRHAGASHVDIAGPRSFFGDFTMVKSELTQLFKNGWNVTIFTTTEQQKARLAQMLNVFPQIVYVGTELSGGFSLPSRKEIVMCDHEIFGRRKQVIQRLHKIQSSPLDSFVDLSEGDYVVHANYGVGQFIKIDRVGVSGRERDYIKIRYASDENLYVPIEQANLIQRYIGSAGGSPALDHLGGQGWEHKKARARKSAEQLATRLQQLYARRKNARGFPFPPDTDWQLQFEASFPYDETEDQLTCIEDIKKDMESPIVMDRLVCGDVGYGKTEIAFRAAFKAVMSGKQVVFLAPTTILAEQHYNTFIGRLGDFPVRVGLLSRMVPRKEQSKVLKNLQAGQLDILFGTHRVIQKDVKFSDLGLLVVDEEQRFGVKDKERIKEMRTSVDSLSLSATPIPRTLYMSLLRIRDMSLLTTPPIARRPIRTIIQQYDPDIAEKAIRNELGRGGQVFYLHNRIETLGMVVNKLRERMPEFAIESAHGQMNGDDLEDTMRRFIHEGIQVLVSTTIIENGIDIPNVNTIIIDRADMYGVSQLYQLRGRVGRSDREACAYLFYPQEEMLSEIAIRRLQTISQHTELGGGFKVAMKDMEIRGTGNLLGREQSGQVASVGLDMFLKILDETISKMQNADDDSSREVYLELDYSGFIPDSYIKAPSVKFEIYRKIASISTQQELQALGAELADRFGTMPEEVANLLYIAELKIVCRRLSVFHLLEKNGAVTVEFSHVASLSINKVLDLVKLSGGDVKLDPKRPNMLSMKTSAVSLKDKALFILEKLQRLM, translated from the coding sequence ATGACGCTTATGCAATTGCAGGTAGTAACGTCGCTTCAATCCTATATCAAATCACTTGAAGCATACAAGGGATTCGTCTCATCCCCTGATGTCCCGGTGTATCTTGACAACTTGTCAGGTTATCCTTTGGCCGAGTGCATCCGTCTTTTTGCACGCAAAGTCCCCGGCAGGGTCTGGGTAATCTGCTCGACCGAGGAAGCTGCTTCTCAATTATTGAAAGACGGGTTTGCCACAAGCGGTGATGACGGGAAGACCAATGACCAGAAGTTTCTCTATCTTCCTTCCAACGGCAAGACACTGTACAGTTCGTGGGAAGGAACAAAGCGTGAGTATGTCCAGCTTCTGGCACTCCAATCCGCCCAGAAAACTGAAAAGGGAATCATAGTAACCCATCTGCGTGCATTTGTTTCTCCTGTGGTCGCTTTCAATGCCCTTCAGGAAGCTTCTTTGGAAATAGCAGTAGGAAAACCGTTTGAAACGGAAAAAAGCGCGGAGAAACTAGCGAACGGAGGGTATTTCCGGAGTCCTACCACTGGCTCTCCCGGTGAATTTTCCATCAGGGGAGAAGTCCTCGATATCTTTCCTCACGGTGAGGATGCTCCGGTCAGGATTTACGCAGACTGGGATGTCGTTGATAAGATTTCCTATTTTGATCCGGTGACACAACAGACAAACGGCAGTATGGCCAGGATTAGTGTCGTCCTTCCTGACATGTCAGACAAGAGTGTGACAGGCCCTATACTGCCCTATTTACGGGAAAACGATTATTTCTTTTTCATCGGAGACCAGCGGCTTGAATCATCGTTCCATGCCTTGGAAGTCGAAGCAAAGGCATTGTACCGGACGGCGTTCCATGAAGATAGGTCCGTGGCGAAGCCTGATATCCTGCTTGTCGATTTCCCACGGTTCCGCGCGGCGACATCACGAAGTGCCGTCATAACTGATATCGTAGGCAGACATGCCGGGGCAAGCCATGTGGACATTGCAGGTCCCCGTTCTTTTTTCGGCGACTTCACTATGGTAAAATCAGAACTGACACAATTGTTCAAGAACGGTTGGAATGTCACGATTTTTACAACCACGGAACAACAGAAAGCACGTTTGGCCCAGATGTTGAATGTTTTTCCCCAGATTGTATATGTCGGAACTGAACTTTCAGGGGGTTTTTCCCTGCCGTCCAGAAAAGAAATCGTCATGTGCGACCATGAAATATTCGGTCGCAGGAAACAAGTCATCCAGAGATTGCATAAAATCCAGAGTTCCCCGCTCGATTCCTTTGTCGATTTGTCCGAGGGAGACTATGTGGTACATGCGAACTATGGTGTCGGACAGTTCATCAAGATAGACAGGGTCGGTGTATCAGGACGGGAACGCGACTATATCAAGATACGTTATGCAAGCGATGAGAACCTGTACGTACCCATAGAACAGGCAAACCTCATACAGAGATATATCGGCAGTGCCGGAGGCTCTCCGGCTCTTGATCATCTTGGCGGTCAAGGATGGGAGCATAAGAAGGCTCGCGCACGGAAGTCCGCGGAACAACTGGCGACACGCTTGCAGCAGCTCTATGCACGGAGAAAGAATGCCCGTGGCTTCCCGTTCCCTCCCGATACAGACTGGCAGCTCCAGTTTGAAGCTTCTTTTCCTTATGATGAGACGGAAGACCAGCTGACCTGCATTGAAGATATCAAGAAAGACATGGAAAGTCCCATAGTCATGGACAGGCTCGTCTGCGGGGATGTCGGCTATGGCAAGACGGAAATAGCTTTCAGGGCGGCGTTCAAGGCAGTAATGAGTGGGAAACAGGTGGTATTCCTTGCTCCGACGACCATTCTTGCTGAACAACATTACAATACTTTCATTGGTCGTCTAGGGGACTTTCCCGTGCGCGTCGGTCTTTTGTCCCGCATGGTACCACGGAAAGAACAGTCCAAAGTACTGAAAAACCTTCAAGCCGGACAGCTTGATATTTTGTTCGGGACGCATCGTGTCATCCAGAAAGATGTCAAGTTTTCCGACTTGGGGCTGCTTGTGGTGGATGAGGAACAGCGGTTCGGGGTCAAGGACAAGGAACGCATCAAAGAGATGCGTACCAGCGTGGATTCTCTTTCTCTTTCCGCTACCCCGATACCGCGGACACTGTATATGTCCTTGTTGAGGATCAGGGACATGTCTCTGTTGACCACGCCTCCCATAGCCCGGCGTCCTATCCGTACCATTATACAGCAATATGATCCGGACATCGCAGAAAAGGCAATCAGGAATGAACTGGGCAGGGGAGGTCAGGTATTCTATCTCCATAACAGGATAGAAACGCTTGGGATGGTCGTCAATAAACTGCGGGAACGCATGCCGGAGTTCGCCATAGAAAGTGCTCATGGGCAGATGAACGGAGATGACTTGGAAGATACGATGCGTCGCTTCATCCATGAGGGCATCCAAGTTCTCGTCTCCACTACAATCATAGAGAATGGCATAGACATCCCCAACGTCAACACAATCATCATTGACAGGGCGGACATGTATGGCGTAAGTCAGCTTTATCAGCTCCGGGGACGGGTAGGTCGGAGCGATCGTGAGGCGTGCGCCTATCTTTTCTATCCGCAGGAAGAAATGCTCAGTGAAATCGCGATAAGACGACTACAGACCATCAGCCAGCATACTGAGTTGGGTGGTGGCTTTAAAGTAGCGATGAAGGATATGGAAATCCGTGGAACCGGCAATCTCCTGGGTAGGGAACAGAGCGGACAGGTAGCCTCTGTGGGGCTTGATATGTTTCTCAAGATACTCGATGAGACCATTTCAAAGATGCAGAATGCGGACGATGATTCTTCAAGGGAAGTCTATCTTGAACTTGACTACTCCGGTTTCATACCCGACAGCTATATCAAGGCTCCTTCCGTGAAATTTGAGATATACCGCAAGATTGCTTCAATTTCCACTCAGCAGGAATTGCAGGCACTGGGTGCGGAACTGGCGGATCGGTTCGGAACCATGCCGGAGGAAGTAGCAAATCTTCTCTACATCGCCGAGCTTAAGATT
- a CDS encoding inositol monophosphatase family protein, with product MDMVLDTEICALLADEVRECGRYAKSIQHSVRRNYKYDGTVITDADMEISRRIVGLLTERLPEANIICEEISTPWREEAPYSFVLDPIDGTDMYSQGFPSWAVALGMMDKVRKPVGAWISAPRWGLGVDELFVRLDPGGTPFVNDEPLALIGDKDAVAQVMVSSKGQSNLDFSHFSGKVRTVGSSIIHLISPVIYPNIEACVNQRAYIWDMCASHAVLLSMGMDINYSDGSPFLYNDEFVTKRKPYSMPIYAGTAHARAWLQSNLPVTCHNW from the coding sequence ATGGATATGGTTCTGGATACGGAAATATGTGCCCTCCTGGCTGATGAGGTCAGGGAATGCGGTCGTTATGCCAAATCAATCCAGCATTCCGTTCGCAGGAACTATAAGTACGACGGTACGGTCATCACCGACGCGGACATGGAAATCTCCCGCCGCATTGTCGGCTTGCTCACTGAACGTCTGCCAGAGGCAAATATAATCTGTGAGGAAATTTCTACTCCGTGGCGTGAAGAAGCTCCCTATAGCTTTGTCCTTGATCCTATCGACGGAACCGACATGTACAGCCAAGGTTTCCCGTCATGGGCAGTTGCCTTGGGCATGATGGACAAGGTCCGGAAGCCTGTCGGCGCATGGATCAGCGCTCCACGCTGGGGCTTGGGTGTCGATGAACTCTTTGTCCGCCTTGACCCCGGTGGCACACCCTTTGTCAATGATGAACCACTTGCGCTTATCGGCGACAAGGATGCCGTTGCCCAGGTGATGGTCAGCTCCAAAGGCCAGTCCAATCTCGACTTCTCACATTTTTCCGGCAAAGTAAGAACTGTCGGTAGCAGCATCATCCATCTCATCAGTCCGGTTATCTATCCCAACATCGAGGCATGTGTCAATCAGAGGGCATACATCTGGGACATGTGTGCTTCACATGCCGTCCTTTTGAGCATGGGAATGGATATCAATTATAGTGATGGTTCCCCATTTCTGTACAACGATGAGTTCGTCACAAAACGAAAACCATACTCTATGCCCATCTACGCAGGGACAGCCCATGCACGGGCATGGCTACAGAGCAATCTTCCCGTGACATGCCATAACTGGTAG